The Alloyangia pacifica DNA segment GTCGCGGGGATGCCTTCGGCCAGCCTGCGCTCGGCACGACCATTGGTCAGGTGCAGCTCCCAGACCCGCTGCGGAGTGTCGGACCAGCCGCCCATCCCCTGCGAGGCATGTCGGCGGCGCGACCACTGCCCGATCTCCTGATAAGGAACGCCGCGCGCGGGATCGCAGGGCGTGGCCTCGACGCGGAGCGTCGCCGCGGGGGGCGGAAGGGTGTCGTCGTAGGTGCCCCCGCCGCCGCCCCAGGCAGGAAGATAGGCATGCGAAACCCGCCACGGGGCGAGAGGGCTGCCTCTCAGCGCGCCGGGGTCCGCGGCCAGCGCGACGGCGGCCAGCGCCGCGCGCGTCATCGCCCGGTGATGGCCGTGCTGCCCTGGAACATCAAGGAAGGTCGGCAGGATCACGTCGGGGCGGTAGCGGCGATAGGCCAGTGCCAGCCGCTCGGTGATCAGCGCCTTGCCCCAGCGGGCGAAGGTGTCGTCGCCATCCTTGGAGAAACCGAAATCATGTACCGGATCAGAAGGGCCGAAGCCGAGCCACGCCACGTCGCAGTCAAGCACTCGCGCGGCCTCCTCCATCTCGCGGCTGCGCAGCACGCCGAGCAGCGCGCCGCGTTCCGGTCCCAGCGCGTTCTGGCCGCCCTCACCGCGCGTCGAGCAGGCGATCACCACGCGGTGCCCGAGCCCGTGCCGCAGCCATGCCATGAGCCCGCTGTGCTCGTCGTCGGGATGGGCGCCGGTGTTCATGACGGTCAGGCATCCGGAAAGCCGCGAGAGCGCGGTATCGAGTCGCATCAGCGCGGGCTGTGCTTCGCGCCGGGCGAGGCGGTCCTGGATCGTCATCTTTGTCTCCTGTCAGTCAGTCGTGGGCACGAGACTGTCCTCGGCCCGGTCGAGGCGGGGCGTGATCGCGTTGAAAAAGGGCAGGGCGGCGGCGCCGAGCGCGGCCGAAGCCTGCCCCGTCTGCCCGCGCTGGACCCGCGGCAGTGTGCGGTCGGCACGGTTCGCGACGGTCGAGGGGATCGTCAGGCGTTCGACCAGGGCATCGAGCACAGCGCCCGGCAGCTTGCCCCCGATGATGACGGTCTGCGGATCAAAGATGTTCTCGACGATGCCAATCATTGCCGACAAGTGCTGAGCCGCTGTGGCAAGCCACTCGTCCAGCACCGGGTGCCCGTCGCGGTGATGTCGCCGTAGGTCGTCCAGCGTGACGGGCTCTCCAGCGGCTTCCAGCATCTCGCGCAGCCGATGCAGCGAGGCGTAGCGCTCGAGGCAGCCGGACTGTCCGCATTGGCAGGGTCGCCCTCCGGGGGCGACGACGATGTGGCCGATCTCACCGGCGTTGCCAAATGCCCCGCGCAGCGGCTGGTCGTCGATGATCGCGCCGAGGCCGGTGCCCGCGCCGAAATAGACCTGGCAGAAATGCGAGACGTTCTGTCCCTTGCCAAACAGCAGCTCGCCAACGGCGGCGGCATTGGCATCGTTGTCGACGTAGACCGGAACGCCGCAGCGCTGCGCCAGATCCTGCGCCACTGCGAGCTCGGTCCAGCCGTGCAGCGTTGTAGGCCCGACACCGGACAGGCCTTCGATTCCGAAGGGGCCGGGCATCACGACGCCGATCCCCATGACCTGCCCGGGAAAGTCCGCGCGCAGCCGAGCGACGCTGTCGGCCACCAGCGAAAGCACCGGGCCGGAGGCCATGTCGGGCAGCGGGATATGGGCCTCGTGGCGCAGGTTGCCGCCGATGTCGAGAACGGTGACGGTCAATTCGCCCACCGCAATCTCGAAGCCGAGGGTGATGGCGCCGTCGGGGTTCAGGGCGTACTGGATGGGCGGCAGTCCGCGTCCGCTGCGCAGCCGGCCGAGGTCGAGCAACAGCCCTTCGGCCATCAGATCCTCGATGATATTGCCGACCGCCTGGGTCGAGATCTGCGCCAGATCTGCCATGGCCTTGCGGCCCATCGGGCCGTTGCGGCGGAGCAACTCCAGCACGACCCGGCGGTTGTGGCTGCGGTTGCGGCCGGGGTTCTTTCCCATGGCGACACTGACCGGGGTGCGAGCACGCGGGACTCCCGTCTTGCTTGGAGGCGGCACTGTTTTGTCCTTCTTGTTGCCAGAGAGCGGAATTCTGCGGACCTCCGGCGTCGCGTAAACGCTGGCATGGCTCAAAAGATAACTCAAGTAACTTATTTTATTTGACAGCTCGGGGCGCGATGCGACAGCCTGCGGGTGGTCGGGCGGCTCAGCGTCACGGCTCACGGCGCGGCAGGCGGCTCCGGTCGGACTGGACAAGCGCGGACAAAGGGCGGCGACGCGCCGTCTCCAACGGAGGTAAACATGAAACCAGCACTGATGAAGGCCGGCCTTCTCGCCGGTGCCGCGGTCTTCGGCGCCCATGCGGCGGCCGCGGACGTCGAGATCGAATACTGGCAGTATATCTACGAGACCCGCGTGACGGCGATGGATCAGCTCATCGAGAAATTCGAGGCGCAGAACCCCGGCATCACGGTGAAGCAGGTGACCTTCCCCTACGCGGACTACCAGACCCGCGTGATCGCCGCGAACATGGCGCGCAAGGGGCCCGACGTGCTGCAACTCTTCTATGGCTGGACGGACAACTTCGTGAACGGCGGCGTGCTGCAGCCCCTGCCGAAGGATGCCTTTCCGGACGAGATGATCGAATCCGAGTTCTTCCCGATCGTCGGCGCCATGAAGCGCGGCGACGACTACTACGGCTTGCCCACCGCGGTGCGCTCGCTGGCGCTTTTCTACAACAAGGCGCTGTTCGAGAAGGCCGGGATCGAGAAGCCGCCCGCGACGCTCGACGAGCTGGTCGATACCGCCGTGAAGTTGACGGAAACGGATGCGGGGGGCAACTTCACCACCGTCGGGATGACGGTCGAGATGGGCGGACAGGACCACCAGTGGTGGCGCGAAGTGCTCGTGCGCCAGTTCGGTGGTGAGCCCTATAACGACGATTACACCAAGGTCACCTACGACAGCGAGGCGGGCATCGCCGCGACAAAATGGTACACAGACCTGGCGACCGAGCATAAGGTCGGCGCCACGGGATTCATGGACGAGGGTCAAGCCGCGTTCCGTGCCGGGCGCGCCGGGATGACCATCGACGGAACCTTCCGCCTCGGCTCCTTCTCCTCGATCGAAGATTTCGAATGGGGCGTTGCCGAGCTTCCGGCGAACGCCGAGGGGCTGCGCTCGAACTACGCCTCCTATTTTGCCAACGGCATCGGTGCCGGGGCCGAGGGAGAGGAGCTGGACGCCGCGACGAAGTTCCTGACCTACCTGACGTCGCCCGAAGCGATGCAGCTCTGGCTCGAGGTGGTGGGCGAGCTTCCCGCGCGCCCCGAGGCCGCGCTCACCGAGGAGAACCTCGCCGATCCGGTATACGGTCCGTTCCTCGCGGGTCTCGAATACGCCCACACCACGACCTTCTTCGACGAGCAGGCGCAGCGACAGGTGACCATGGACATGGCCAACCGTGTGTTCCTGCAGGGGCAGTCGGTCGAGGAGTCGGTGGCCGAGGCCGCGGCCGAGGAACAGGCGATCCTCGATCGCTTCCACTGAGGCACGGGCAGCGGAGGGCGGAACCGACATGGCGTTCGACGACACCACACGTGCGGCCAGGGCGCCGCGCCTCAGCATGCGGACACGCCGCGCACTCTGGGTATGGGCCTTCCTGGCCCTTCCCGTCCTTTTCTACGCGGTCATCCGGTTCTACCCGACGCTCGACGCCTTTCGGCTGTCGTTTACCGACTGGAACTTGATGTCGCCGCCAAAGTTCATCGGGCTCAAGAACTACCGCGAGATGTTCGCCTCCGCGGACTTCTGGCAGGTCTTTCGCAACACCTTCGCCTATTTGGTCATCGGCACGCCGATCAGCCTCGTGCTGTCGTTCACCGTGGCCTATTTCCTCGACCGGATACGCTTTGGCCATGCCTTCCTGCGGGCGCTCTACTTCCTGCCCTACATCACCACCGCCTCGGCCATGGCCTGGGTCTGGCGCTGGTTCTACCAGCCCGCGCCAACCGGCGTGATCAACTCGGTGCTGGGCGCGCTCGGCATGGGGCAGATGGACTTCCTGCGCTCGACCACCTGGGCGCTGCCCTCGATCATGGTGACGGCGATCTGGGCCGGGCTCGGCTTCCAGGTCATCATCTTCATGGCCGGGCTGCGGTCGATCCCGCAGACCTACTACGAGGCGGCGCGTATCGACGGCGTCGGAGACTGGGCGATCCTGCGCAAGATCACCCTGCCGCTGCTGAAGCCGACAACGGTCTTTCTGGTGGTCTTCTCGTCGATCGGCTTCCTGCGCATCTTCGACCAGGTCTACAACATGACCACCAACGATCCGGGCGGGCCGCTGGGCACGACCAAGCCGCTGGTGCTGATGATCTACCAGACCGCCTTCAATTCCTACCAGATGGGCGCGGCCGCGGCACAGACCGTGGTGCTGTTCACCATCCTGCTGCTGATCTCGCTGCTGCAACTCTGGATCCTGAGGAGCCGCTGATGGCCGTCGTGGAAACTTCCGCCGCCGAGGCCCGTGCCGGGCTGCCCATGTCGAAGATCCGGCCCGCGCGCATCCTGCTCTGGACGGTGCTGTTCATCGGCGGGATGCTGATGATCACGCCGATCCTGTTCATGTTCTCGACCTCTCTGAAGAGCGCCGGGCAGATCTATGACCTGCGCCTGATCCCCCAGGATCCAAGCT contains these protein-coding regions:
- a CDS encoding ROK family protein, which encodes MGKNPGRNRSHNRRVVLELLRRNGPMGRKAMADLAQISTQAVGNIIEDLMAEGLLLDLGRLRSGRGLPPIQYALNPDGAITLGFEIAVGELTVTVLDIGGNLRHEAHIPLPDMASGPVLSLVADSVARLRADFPGQVMGIGVVMPGPFGIEGLSGVGPTTLHGWTELAVAQDLAQRCGVPVYVDNDANAAAVGELLFGKGQNVSHFCQVYFGAGTGLGAIIDDQPLRGAFGNAGEIGHIVVAPGGRPCQCGQSGCLERYASLHRLREMLEAAGEPVTLDDLRRHHRDGHPVLDEWLATAAQHLSAMIGIVENIFDPQTVIIGGKLPGAVLDALVERLTIPSTVANRADRTLPRVQRGQTGQASAALGAAALPFFNAITPRLDRAEDSLVPTTD
- a CDS encoding extracellular solute-binding protein produces the protein MKPALMKAGLLAGAAVFGAHAAAADVEIEYWQYIYETRVTAMDQLIEKFEAQNPGITVKQVTFPYADYQTRVIAANMARKGPDVLQLFYGWTDNFVNGGVLQPLPKDAFPDEMIESEFFPIVGAMKRGDDYYGLPTAVRSLALFYNKALFEKAGIEKPPATLDELVDTAVKLTETDAGGNFTTVGMTVEMGGQDHQWWREVLVRQFGGEPYNDDYTKVTYDSEAGIAATKWYTDLATEHKVGATGFMDEGQAAFRAGRAGMTIDGTFRLGSFSSIEDFEWGVAELPANAEGLRSNYASYFANGIGAGAEGEELDAATKFLTYLTSPEAMQLWLEVVGELPARPEAALTEENLADPVYGPFLAGLEYAHTTTFFDEQAQRQVTMDMANRVFLQGQSVEESVAEAAAEEQAILDRFH
- a CDS encoding carbohydrate ABC transporter permease, with product MAFDDTTRAARAPRLSMRTRRALWVWAFLALPVLFYAVIRFYPTLDAFRLSFTDWNLMSPPKFIGLKNYREMFASADFWQVFRNTFAYLVIGTPISLVLSFTVAYFLDRIRFGHAFLRALYFLPYITTASAMAWVWRWFYQPAPTGVINSVLGALGMGQMDFLRSTTWALPSIMVTAIWAGLGFQVIIFMAGLRSIPQTYYEAARIDGVGDWAILRKITLPLLKPTTVFLVVFSSIGFLRIFDQVYNMTTNDPGGPLGTTKPLVLMIYQTAFNSYQMGAAAAQTVVLFTILLLISLLQLWILRSR